One window of Robiginitalea biformata HTCC2501 genomic DNA carries:
- a CDS encoding sigma-54-dependent transcriptional regulator, translating to MPKILIIEDDAAFGQMLSRYLERNGYQVQCFPGAEPAMESLDRGGVDLLLTDLRLPASDGIEIMESVKKKHPETAVIIMTGYAEVETAVSSMKKGAADYISKPFTPDQLQVVIQQALAKKRPAGRKPGAGDPETSRAKDNQPLPSLPSDKSPGISGVSEASKKLAGHIELVAPTAMSVLLTGESGTGKEVAARNIHRQSKRRKGPFVAVDCGAIPADLAASEFFGHIKGSFTGAVQDKSGYFEAAEGGTLFLDEVGNLSYENQVQLLRALQERTVRRVGGNREIPVDVRIVTATNEDLARAVREGDFREDLYHRLNEFSISIPALRDRQADIPIFAEYFLEKANDYLDRTCPGYEQDVLQRFSTYAWPGNLREFRNVVTRAVLLSENRPIGMEVLPASMQGDTDPPVAGTGLELTREEYERKRILSALEQTNYNKTQAAKLLQITRKTLYNKINRYKLTVP from the coding sequence ATGCCAAAAATCCTGATTATTGAGGACGACGCAGCCTTTGGCCAGATGCTCTCCCGGTACCTGGAACGCAACGGATACCAGGTGCAGTGCTTTCCCGGGGCAGAGCCGGCAATGGAATCGCTGGATCGGGGAGGCGTGGATCTCCTGCTTACCGACCTCCGGCTCCCGGCCTCCGACGGGATCGAAATTATGGAGTCCGTGAAGAAAAAGCACCCGGAGACTGCGGTGATCATCATGACCGGGTACGCCGAGGTGGAAACCGCCGTCTCTTCGATGAAGAAAGGCGCCGCCGACTATATTTCCAAACCCTTTACCCCGGACCAGTTGCAGGTAGTTATCCAACAGGCCCTCGCCAAAAAGCGTCCGGCCGGCCGGAAACCAGGGGCGGGGGACCCGGAAACTTCCCGGGCCAAAGACAACCAGCCGTTGCCTTCCCTGCCCTCCGACAAATCGCCGGGTATCAGCGGGGTGAGCGAGGCGTCCAAAAAACTGGCGGGCCATATTGAACTGGTGGCCCCCACGGCCATGTCCGTACTCCTGACCGGGGAAAGCGGCACGGGCAAGGAGGTGGCCGCACGGAACATCCACCGCCAGAGCAAGAGGCGCAAGGGGCCATTTGTCGCCGTCGATTGCGGGGCCATCCCGGCCGATCTGGCGGCCAGCGAATTCTTTGGTCATATCAAGGGCAGTTTTACCGGGGCCGTGCAGGACAAATCCGGATACTTTGAGGCTGCCGAAGGGGGCACCCTGTTCCTGGACGAGGTCGGTAACCTGTCCTACGAGAACCAGGTCCAGCTCCTGCGTGCATTGCAGGAACGAACTGTACGCAGGGTGGGAGGCAACCGGGAAATCCCGGTCGACGTCCGTATCGTTACCGCGACCAACGAAGACCTGGCCCGGGCCGTACGGGAAGGGGATTTCCGCGAAGACCTCTACCACCGCCTCAATGAGTTCAGCATTTCCATTCCCGCCCTCAGGGACCGGCAGGCGGATATCCCCATTTTTGCCGAGTATTTCCTGGAGAAAGCGAACGACTACCTGGACCGCACCTGCCCGGGATATGAGCAGGACGTATTACAGCGGTTCTCTACCTATGCCTGGCCAGGCAACCTCAGGGAGTTCCGGAATGTCGTTACCCGCGCCGTCCTCCTCAGTGAGAACCGCCCGATAGGGATGGAGGTGCTGCCGGCTTCCATGCAGGGGGATACCGACCCGCCAGTTGCCGGGACGGGACTCGAACTCACACGGGAGGAATACGAGCGGAAGCGCATTCTAAGCGCACTCGAGCAAACCAACTACAACAAGACCCAGGCAGCCAAATTGCTTCAGATTACCCGGAAGACCCTGTACAATAAAATCAATCGGTATAAGCTGACGGTTCCCTGA
- a CDS encoding ATP-binding protein, producing MKREGRFTLKLLLSYLSLIVLAGITGYAIYNEVAIYFREDAPEAADMRLVRVGGLISRIYEAESAIGSRLAPREEDFEAYSRNVDSIRAQIQDLKEESRLPEEFMGLDSIQGLLEQQVRNTRQLLNLSRQEARTDLSIGDALAEFNKIQESLGRFQAENLFPGFQDMSPQVQQSLREYADLLSRNAPQLNDKNADPAYLDSILSVSKGLLEQARASQRQNQQSRQARLEQVRANNQELSGQIRSLLGSLEQEVRAQSLRETLRRRETLRDTIRLAGGAALLGLVAVVIFAFFIHRDIDRIATYRRKLEKEKQYSESLLRSRERLIASVSHDLRSPLNTIQGYGELLGQTELSEKQAAYTAAMDSASRYLERLANDLLDFSRLEAGQLKTEELPFIPAELIRETCHSIEAANRTGRVALELDLERVLDTPCLGDSFRVRQILSNLLGNAYKFTREGTITVSGRLRPSGNGGREGLRELEIRVSDTGMGIREENLESIFQEFTQAEADAGAGQKGYGLGLTISRKLSELLGGSLTARSTWGRGSTFTLRVPVTLRMAPGKEDPGATGTPGKKREAAANGTTPLPAGIQSVLVIDDDPSLCAMLDSYCETLGIRCLTANGYPSLPRDASLSYDVVVTDIELPETDGFSGLKMLRDGAFDHYRGQPVIAMSGRRDLERDTAVEAGFSDLLHKPFSIREFAACLGLGAEVKPEVSDSGPEPDTPEPNTPEPGTYMDTRSLEQFLGPDPGALRRVLETFYHSTLKSMGELQAARDRKDPVEMSRIAHRVLPMFRQLGLQQAASRLSEIEAAGESDPLDMARASQALDQLDPTIGSLLEKLRRDLREPSAYTD from the coding sequence ATGAAGCGGGAAGGCCGGTTTACCCTGAAATTACTGTTGAGCTACCTGAGCCTGATTGTCCTGGCGGGAATCACGGGCTATGCGATCTACAACGAAGTGGCTATCTACTTCCGGGAGGACGCCCCCGAGGCAGCCGATATGCGCCTCGTGCGGGTCGGGGGGCTGATTTCCAGGATCTACGAGGCGGAGAGCGCCATTGGCAGCCGGCTGGCACCCCGGGAGGAAGATTTTGAGGCCTATAGCAGGAACGTGGATTCCATCCGGGCCCAAATCCAGGACCTGAAGGAAGAGAGCCGCCTCCCGGAGGAATTCATGGGGCTGGACAGTATCCAGGGCCTCCTGGAACAACAGGTTCGCAATACCCGGCAGCTGCTCAACCTCAGCAGGCAGGAAGCCCGGACCGACCTGTCCATCGGTGATGCCCTGGCCGAATTCAATAAAATTCAGGAATCCCTGGGCCGCTTCCAGGCCGAAAACCTGTTCCCCGGCTTCCAGGACATGAGCCCCCAGGTACAGCAATCGCTCCGGGAATACGCCGACCTGCTCAGCCGGAACGCCCCCCAATTAAACGACAAGAATGCGGACCCCGCCTACCTGGACTCCATCCTTTCGGTTTCCAAAGGGCTCCTGGAACAAGCCCGGGCCAGCCAGCGCCAGAATCAACAATCCCGACAGGCCCGCCTGGAGCAGGTCCGCGCAAACAACCAGGAGCTTTCCGGGCAAATCCGGAGCCTGCTGGGGTCCCTGGAGCAGGAGGTCCGCGCCCAGTCCCTACGGGAAACCCTTCGCCGGAGGGAAACGCTTCGCGATACGATCCGGCTGGCCGGAGGTGCCGCCTTACTCGGGTTGGTCGCCGTGGTCATCTTCGCTTTCTTCATCCACCGGGATATCGACAGGATCGCCACCTACCGGCGAAAACTCGAAAAAGAGAAGCAATACAGCGAATCCCTGCTCCGCAGCCGCGAAAGGCTGATCGCTTCGGTGAGCCACGACCTGCGATCGCCCCTGAATACCATCCAGGGATACGGGGAATTGCTCGGGCAGACCGAGCTGAGTGAAAAGCAGGCTGCCTATACAGCGGCCATGGATTCGGCTTCACGCTACCTGGAGCGCCTGGCCAACGACCTACTCGATTTCTCGCGCCTGGAAGCCGGACAACTCAAAACAGAAGAACTGCCTTTTATCCCGGCCGAATTGATCCGGGAAACCTGCCACAGCATCGAGGCGGCCAACCGCACCGGGAGAGTAGCCCTGGAACTGGACCTCGAGCGCGTCCTCGATACGCCCTGCCTGGGCGATTCGTTCCGGGTCCGGCAAATCCTCAGCAACCTGCTGGGCAATGCCTATAAGTTTACCCGCGAGGGCACCATCACCGTTTCGGGACGCCTCCGCCCCTCGGGGAATGGGGGTCGGGAAGGCCTCAGGGAGCTCGAAATCCGGGTGAGCGATACGGGGATGGGAATCCGGGAGGAAAACCTCGAGTCGATCTTTCAGGAATTTACCCAGGCGGAAGCCGATGCCGGTGCCGGGCAGAAGGGATACGGCCTGGGCCTCACGATCTCGCGGAAACTCAGCGAATTGCTCGGGGGCAGCCTGACGGCGCGGAGTACATGGGGCAGGGGAAGCACCTTTACCCTGCGGGTCCCCGTGACACTGCGTATGGCGCCTGGAAAAGAGGACCCCGGCGCTACCGGCACGCCTGGGAAAAAACGGGAAGCGGCTGCCAATGGCACAACCCCGCTCCCCGCCGGGATCCAATCCGTCCTGGTCATCGACGACGACCCCAGCCTGTGCGCCATGCTAGACTCCTATTGCGAAACCCTGGGCATCCGGTGCCTGACGGCAAATGGCTACCCCTCCCTGCCCCGGGATGCTTCCCTCTCCTACGATGTGGTCGTAACCGATATCGAATTGCCGGAAACCGATGGTTTCAGCGGCCTGAAAATGCTCCGGGATGGTGCCTTTGACCACTACCGGGGGCAACCGGTTATCGCCATGAGCGGCCGGCGCGACCTGGAGCGGGACACTGCCGTGGAAGCCGGTTTTTCGGATTTGCTTCACAAGCCTTTTTCGATACGGGAATTTGCCGCCTGCCTGGGGCTTGGCGCGGAGGTAAAGCCGGAGGTTTCCGATTCCGGGCCAGAGCCGGACACCCCGGAGCCCAACACCCCGGAGCCCGGCACCTATATGGACACCCGTTCCCTGGAACAATTCCTGGGCCCGGACCCCGGGGCGCTTCGGAGAGTTCTGGAGACGTTTTACCATAGTACCCTGAAAAGCATGGGTGAATTGCAGGCGGCCCGCGACCGGAAAGACCCGGTCGAAATGTCGCGAATTGCCCATCGCGTACTGCCCATGTTCCGGCAACTCGGCTTGCAGCAGGCAGCATCCCGCCTCTCGGAAATCGAAGCTGCCGGGGAATCCGACCCGCTGGATATGGCGCGGGCATCGCAGGCCCTGGATCAACTCGATCCGACGATCGGGTCCCTCCTGGAAAAACTCAGGCGGGACCTCAGGGAACCGTCAGCTTATACCGATTGA
- a CDS encoding TonB-dependent receptor, translating to MKSLFTTVALLGLATQISAQQIPADTTQMDSIRLDEVLVAAVRATRESPVTFSNLNSERIETRNLGQDIPILMNYLPSVVTTSDAGAGVGYTGIRVRGSDATRVNVTINGIPYNDSESHGTFWVNMPDFASSTENLQLQRGVGTSTNGAGAFGASLNVLTEAVSEDAYASLAGSAGSFNTHKATLKFSSGLLKEHFEVSGRLSRIRSDGYIDRASSDLDSYFLQGAYLDENTLVKALLFGGHEITYQSWYGFDPATLGAIGVDNDLESNRTFNIAGIQFDDSGNFEGFYENQVDNYKQDHFQLHWNERWTRAFQTNIALHYTRGRGFFEEYVDEWYYTNILFAPDASYAFLGLDNPVIDGEEQTTTDYIRRRWLDNDFLGTVFSAIHNSGPLELTLGGGWNTYRGDHFGELIWARYSGSLERGDRYYNDDSRKDDFNVFAKANFTAGDHWRFFADMQYRSVAYEANGADTGLVDDTFGFFNPKLGLTYQFRPGSSLYFSYAVANREPNRNDYEGGNPRPERLHDLELGWRSLGEQLTLNANLYYMRYKDQLVLTGQLNDVGAPLRANVGDSYRTGLEIDADLRISPRLRWQPNIALSINRNVDYFFRRDGELTSLGDTEIAYSPGVVAGSRLVWSPAEDLQLGVLTKYVGDQYMSNIEAEGSRLEAYSQTDLNVQYRIPASGGFPEITLTGLVNNLFDAKFSSNGYFYTYDDDFSNPGVVTTIEGAGYYPQAGIHFLAGARVRF from the coding sequence ATGAAATCTTTATTCACAACAGTAGCCTTGCTTGGGCTGGCTACGCAAATTTCCGCCCAGCAGATTCCCGCCGACACCACCCAAATGGATTCGATCCGCCTCGACGAGGTGCTGGTGGCGGCCGTACGCGCCACGCGGGAATCCCCGGTAACCTTCAGCAACCTGAATTCCGAACGGATCGAGACCCGCAACCTGGGCCAGGACATCCCGATCCTGATGAATTACCTGCCCTCGGTGGTGACCACCTCGGATGCAGGTGCAGGCGTGGGGTATACGGGGATCCGGGTTCGCGGCAGCGATGCCACCCGGGTGAACGTAACCATCAACGGGATCCCGTACAACGATTCGGAGTCCCATGGCACCTTCTGGGTGAATATGCCGGACTTTGCCTCATCTACCGAAAACCTGCAGTTGCAGCGCGGGGTGGGGACATCCACCAACGGGGCCGGGGCGTTCGGCGCCAGCCTGAATGTACTCACGGAAGCTGTCTCGGAGGATGCCTATGCCTCCCTGGCGGGTTCTGCCGGCAGTTTTAACACCCACAAGGCCACCCTGAAATTCAGTTCCGGCCTGCTTAAAGAACATTTTGAGGTGTCCGGGCGGTTGTCGCGGATAAGGTCCGACGGGTATATTGACCGGGCTTCCTCCGACCTGGATTCCTACTTCCTGCAGGGGGCCTACCTGGATGAAAATACGCTGGTGAAGGCACTGCTTTTCGGGGGGCATGAGATCACCTACCAGTCCTGGTACGGTTTCGACCCGGCTACCCTGGGGGCGATTGGCGTGGACAACGACCTGGAAAGCAACCGCACCTTCAATATCGCCGGGATCCAATTCGACGATTCGGGGAATTTCGAAGGCTTTTACGAGAACCAGGTGGACAACTACAAACAGGACCATTTCCAGCTCCACTGGAACGAGCGCTGGACCCGGGCGTTCCAGACGAACATCGCGCTCCACTATACCCGGGGCCGCGGATTCTTTGAGGAATACGTGGACGAATGGTATTACACGAATATCCTCTTTGCCCCCGATGCCTCGTATGCCTTCCTGGGGCTGGACAACCCGGTGATAGACGGGGAGGAGCAAACGACCACCGATTACATCCGGCGCCGCTGGCTGGACAACGATTTCCTGGGGACGGTGTTTTCGGCCATCCACAACAGCGGCCCCCTGGAACTGACCCTGGGCGGCGGGTGGAACACCTATCGGGGCGACCATTTCGGCGAACTTATCTGGGCCCGGTATTCGGGCAGTCTGGAACGGGGCGACCGGTACTACAACGACGACTCCCGCAAGGATGATTTCAACGTGTTTGCCAAGGCCAACTTCACCGCCGGGGATCACTGGCGGTTTTTTGCCGATATGCAGTACCGGAGCGTGGCCTACGAGGCCAACGGGGCCGATACGGGCCTGGTGGACGACACCTTTGGGTTTTTCAACCCGAAGCTGGGGCTTACCTACCAGTTCCGGCCGGGCAGCAGCCTGTACTTTTCCTATGCCGTGGCCAACCGGGAGCCCAACCGGAACGATTACGAAGGGGGCAACCCGCGGCCCGAACGCCTGCACGACCTGGAATTGGGTTGGCGGAGCCTGGGGGAGCAGCTGACCCTGAACGCGAACCTGTATTATATGCGGTACAAGGACCAACTGGTCCTTACCGGCCAGTTGAACGACGTGGGGGCGCCGCTCCGGGCCAACGTGGGGGACAGCTACCGCACCGGGCTGGAAATCGATGCCGACCTGCGCATTTCGCCCCGGCTTCGCTGGCAACCGAACATCGCGTTGAGCATCAACCGGAATGTGGACTATTTCTTTCGCAGGGACGGGGAACTCACCTCCCTGGGGGACACGGAAATTGCCTATTCGCCGGGCGTCGTAGCCGGCAGCCGACTGGTCTGGTCACCGGCAGAAGACCTGCAGCTCGGGGTACTCACCAAATATGTGGGCGATCAGTACATGAGCAATATCGAAGCGGAAGGATCCCGGTTGGAAGCCTATTCGCAAACCGATTTGAATGTGCAGTACCGCATCCCGGCCTCCGGGGGCTTTCCGGAGATAACCCTGACAGGCCTGGTGAATAATCTGTTCGATGCGAAATTCAGTTCCAACGGGTATTTCTATACCTATGATGACGATTTCTCGAACCCCGGGGTGGTTACCACCATCGAAGGGGCAGGGTACTACCCGCAGGCGGGAATCCATTTCCTGGCTGGGGCCCGGGTGCGATTTTAA
- a CDS encoding beta/alpha barrel domain-containing protein — protein sequence MEPSFDSRYRKNLVQVPEIIREASGIRIFGQLLKSFLFSTDVALIRNTNANAIIAVYPFTAQPAISHALISAADKPILCGVGGGVTGGRRVVELALHAEFQGAIGVVLNKPVPDRVVAQVKRKVDIPVVVTVVSADEDFPARIRAGVDILNVSGAENTPAIIRKIRRFDPDIAIIGTGGKTEQTIRETLEAGANAISYTPPSTAELFKEVMQRYRAGG from the coding sequence ATGGAGCCTTCCTTCGATTCGCGCTATCGGAAAAACCTCGTACAGGTGCCGGAAATTATCCGGGAGGCATCGGGTATCCGCATTTTTGGCCAGTTGCTCAAATCGTTCCTCTTCAGTACGGATGTGGCGCTGATCCGCAATACAAATGCCAACGCCATCATCGCGGTTTACCCGTTTACGGCCCAACCCGCCATATCCCATGCCCTGATTTCCGCTGCAGATAAGCCCATCCTCTGCGGGGTTGGGGGTGGGGTAACCGGGGGGCGCCGCGTGGTAGAACTCGCCCTGCACGCCGAATTCCAGGGGGCCATTGGGGTGGTGCTCAACAAACCCGTGCCGGACCGCGTGGTGGCGCAGGTGAAGCGCAAGGTGGACATTCCCGTGGTAGTAACAGTGGTTTCTGCGGATGAGGACTTTCCCGCAAGGATCCGTGCCGGCGTGGATATCCTCAACGTGTCGGGGGCGGAGAACACCCCGGCGATCATTCGGAAAATCCGCCGGTTCGATCCGGATATCGCCATTATCGGCACCGGGGGCAAAACGGAACAAACCATCCGGGAGACCCTGGAGGCCGGGGCGAATGCCATCTCCTATACGCCTCCCTCCACGGCCGAGTTATTTAAGGAGGTGATGCAGCGGTATCGCGCCGGAGGGTAG
- a CDS encoding Rieske (2Fe-2S) protein produces MQIDGQNAVCPCEDYTYSLFTGQMFDPPDDGARYYNLLEYRATRSGDVVTVSN; encoded by the coding sequence ATGCAAATCGACGGGCAGAACGCCGTCTGCCCCTGTGAAGACTACACCTACAGCCTCTTCACCGGGCAGATGTTTGACCCCCCCGACGACGGGGCACGCTACTACAACCTGCTCGAATACCGGGCAACCCGAAGCGGGGATGTCGTCACCGTCAGCAACTGA
- the greA gene encoding transcription elongation factor GreA, whose protein sequence is MSKVSYYTPEGMKKLKDELNHLRDVERPKASQAIAEARDKGDLSENAEYDAAKEAQGLLEMKIAKLEEVVANARLIDESQLDTSKVLVLSTVKLRNQQNGQELSYTLVAESEADLKAGKISVTSPIGKGLLGKKVGDTAEIQVPNGTLKFDVLEITR, encoded by the coding sequence ATGAGTAAGGTATCCTATTATACGCCCGAAGGGATGAAGAAGCTGAAGGACGAGTTGAATCATCTGCGCGACGTGGAGCGGCCGAAAGCCTCCCAGGCCATAGCCGAAGCCCGCGACAAGGGCGACCTGTCCGAGAATGCCGAATACGATGCAGCCAAGGAGGCCCAGGGCCTGCTGGAGATGAAAATAGCCAAATTGGAAGAGGTGGTGGCAAATGCCCGACTGATTGATGAATCCCAGTTGGACACCTCCAAAGTCCTGGTCCTCTCCACCGTGAAACTGCGGAACCAGCAAAACGGCCAGGAACTCAGCTATACGCTGGTGGCCGAAAGCGAAGCCGACCTGAAGGCGGGAAAAATCTCCGTTACCTCTCCGATTGGCAAGGGCCTGTTGGGAAAGAAAGTGGGGGATACCGCTGAGATCCAGGTCCCGAACGGCACCTTGAAGTTCGATGTGCTCGAGATTACCCGTTAA
- a CDS encoding autorepressor SdpR family transcription factor, whose translation MNALFKSLNDPTRREILQLLKERDLSAGEIADQFNISKPSISHHLDLLKRAGLVSSRRQGQFMLYSLNTTIVEDLLQWVLDLKK comes from the coding sequence TTGAATGCCCTTTTTAAATCGCTGAACGACCCCACCCGGCGGGAAATCCTGCAACTGCTCAAGGAGCGCGACCTGAGTGCAGGGGAAATTGCGGACCAGTTCAATATCTCGAAACCCAGCATTTCCCACCACCTGGACCTCCTCAAGCGGGCGGGCCTGGTTTCCAGCAGGCGCCAGGGGCAGTTTATGCTATACTCACTGAATACCACCATTGTCGAGGACCTGTTGCAGTGGGTCCTGGACCTAAAAAAATAA
- a CDS encoding SdpI family protein, with amino-acid sequence MKTSLRTEWPILLIVAAPFIYLALQWNQLPERVPLHWNIRGEIDRWGDKSELWLIPILTTGLVYLIFLAVPAIDPKNKIREMGVKYTQLKYIVTVCMAALAVVIIHMTRTEGTLSPAPLLAVIGLLFAFLGNYFKTVRPNYFIGIRTPWTLEHPEIWNKTHRLGGVLWLIGGLLIVLVAALANGPWLMYLFFGVTSVIVLVPLVYSYLLYRKLDLG; translated from the coding sequence ATGAAAACTTCCCTGCGAACCGAATGGCCCATACTTCTGATTGTGGCCGCACCTTTTATTTACCTCGCCCTGCAATGGAATCAGCTGCCCGAGCGGGTGCCCCTGCACTGGAATATCCGCGGGGAAATCGACCGGTGGGGAGATAAATCCGAGTTGTGGCTGATACCGATTCTGACTACCGGGCTGGTCTATCTGATATTCCTGGCCGTACCGGCCATCGACCCCAAGAATAAAATCCGGGAGATGGGCGTGAAGTACACCCAACTGAAATATATCGTCACGGTCTGTATGGCGGCTCTGGCGGTGGTCATCATCCATATGACCCGGACGGAAGGCACCCTATCGCCCGCCCCGCTCCTGGCGGTAATCGGACTGCTTTTTGCGTTCCTGGGCAACTATTTCAAAACCGTCCGGCCGAATTACTTTATCGGGATCCGGACCCCGTGGACCCTGGAACACCCCGAAATCTGGAACAAGACACACCGCCTGGGCGGGGTGCTTTGGTTAATCGGCGGCCTGCTGATAGTGCTTGTGGCCGCCCTGGCAAACGGACCCTGGCTCATGTACCTGTTCTTTGGGGTGACATCCGTTATCGTCCTGGTGCCCCTGGTCTATTCCTACCTGCTTTACCGGAAACTGGACCTGGGCTGA
- a CDS encoding HIT family protein, translating into MPSIFTRIIRGELPSYQVAEDEAHLAFLDVNPNSRGHTLCVPKQEVDKLTDLDAEAYEALMRFSRKVALGIEAAIPCKRVGLTVIGLEVPHVHVHLIPLNSMADATFGKKEKLTESEFEETAAAIRRQIG; encoded by the coding sequence ATGCCCAGTATATTTACGCGGATCATCCGGGGCGAATTACCCAGCTACCAGGTAGCCGAGGATGAGGCCCACCTGGCCTTTCTCGATGTCAACCCGAACAGCCGGGGACATACGCTTTGCGTCCCCAAACAGGAAGTGGACAAGCTTACCGACCTGGACGCCGAGGCCTATGAAGCGTTGATGCGGTTTTCCCGCAAAGTAGCCCTGGGGATCGAAGCGGCCATCCCCTGTAAACGCGTGGGGCTCACCGTCATCGGCCTGGAGGTCCCGCACGTACACGTCCACCTGATCCCCCTCAACAGCATGGCGGATGCGACCTTTGGAAAAAAGGAAAAGCTAACCGAATCGGAATTTGAGGAAACGGCAGCAGCCATTCGCCGCCAGATCGGTTAG
- a CDS encoding sensor histidine kinase, giving the protein MRFNPPKKILNAILLITSFVIVSLILWNTNSFFRKFKEEERNKMEIWATAQSELLRLSEEQELGNLHLRVFQNNTSTPMILVNSDGSYRINNMPDVSPEDEEEIAGRIATFRSENTPIRIEYEGELLATLYYGNSEVLNKLKYYPVALLLIIFLFGAVIFFFFKTNKASEQNKLWAGMAKETAHQIGTPLTSLLGWNELLKSEELNPKITAEIEKDIGRLQTITERFSQIGSTPRLETLDIVEETRNAFDYLRVRSSKLVRFSFHSRAESLPVLLNRSLYHWTIENIVKNGIDAMKGKGDISLEIAPDPPLVHVLITDSGHGIPKTRWNTIFDPGVTSKKRGWGLGLSLVRRIVEEYHQGKVKVLSSGKEGTVMQISLRIKN; this is encoded by the coding sequence ATGCGATTCAATCCGCCAAAGAAAATCCTGAACGCCATCCTGCTGATCACGTCCTTTGTGATCGTCAGCCTGATCCTTTGGAACACAAATAGCTTTTTCAGGAAATTCAAAGAAGAAGAGCGCAACAAGATGGAGATATGGGCCACGGCCCAATCCGAACTCCTGCGGCTTTCGGAAGAGCAGGAACTCGGAAACCTGCACCTGCGGGTGTTCCAGAACAATACGAGTACGCCGATGATCCTCGTCAATTCGGACGGTTCCTACCGGATCAACAACATGCCGGACGTCTCCCCGGAAGACGAGGAGGAAATCGCGGGCCGGATTGCGACATTCCGGTCGGAAAACACGCCCATCCGCATCGAGTACGAAGGCGAGTTGCTCGCCACGCTTTACTACGGGAATTCCGAGGTACTCAACAAGCTGAAATATTACCCGGTGGCCCTGCTCCTGATCATCTTCCTGTTCGGCGCGGTTATTTTCTTCTTTTTCAAGACCAATAAGGCATCGGAACAGAATAAACTCTGGGCGGGCATGGCCAAGGAAACTGCCCATCAGATCGGGACCCCCCTGACCTCCCTGCTGGGTTGGAATGAGTTGCTGAAGTCCGAGGAACTCAACCCGAAGATTACCGCGGAGATCGAGAAGGACATCGGCCGGCTGCAAACCATTACCGAGCGGTTTTCCCAGATCGGCTCGACGCCCCGCCTGGAGACGCTCGACATTGTGGAAGAAACGCGCAACGCGTTTGATTACCTGCGGGTGCGGAGTTCCAAACTGGTCCGGTTCAGCTTCCACTCCCGGGCGGAATCCCTTCCGGTGCTGTTGAATCGCTCGCTGTATCACTGGACCATTGAGAATATTGTAAAAAACGGTATCGATGCCATGAAGGGCAAGGGGGACATCTCCCTGGAGATCGCCCCGGACCCGCCCCTGGTGCATGTACTCATCACCGATTCAGGCCACGGCATCCCGAAAACCCGCTGGAATACAATCTTCGACCCGGGGGTTACCAGTAAAAAACGCGGTTGGGGCCTCGGACTTTCCCTGGTGCGCAGGATTGTAGAGGAGTACCACCAGGGGAAAGTGAAAGTGCTGTCTTCCGGCAAGGAAGGCACCGTAATGCAAATCTCGCTGCGCATAAAGAATTAG